Genomic segment of Wolbachia endosymbiont (group A) of Longitarsus flavicornis:
CGATTTTCAAGAATTCATGATTCTTCCGGTCGGGGCTGAGACTTTCAGTGAAGCAATCAGAATGTCTGCGGAGGTGTTCCACAACTTACGTAGCATTCTTAAGAAAAAAGGTTATAGCACAAACGTAGGAGATGAAGGTGGTTTTGCACCAAATATTGAAAGTACTGAAGAAGCACTTGACTTGATCATATACGCTATAGAATCAGCAGGTTATTCAGCGCAAAGTGATTTTGCACTGGGCCTTGATGTTGCTTCATCTACTTTTTATGAAGATGGAATTTACAAATTTGAACACAGAGATCTTACTTCGGAAGAATTGGCTGAATACTATTGTAACCTTGTGGAAAAATATCCAATAGTTTCTATAGAAGATGCAATGAGTGAAGATGACTATGAAGGTTGGAAATTACTTACTGCAAAATTGGGGAGTAAAATTCAATTGGTTGGGGATGATTTGTTTGTTACAAATTGTGAACTGATATGCAAAGGAATAGAGGAAAAAATGGCAAATGCTGTACTGATCAAGCCAAATCAAATAGGGACGTTAACAGAAACTTTTGCTGCTATTGAAATGGCAAAATCAAATGGCTATAAAGCTGTTATTTCTCATCGCTCAGGTGAAACAGAAGACACAACAATATCTCATATAGCAGTTGCATCAAATTGCGGACAAATAAAAACCGGATCGCTATCGCGTTCTGATAGACTCGCGAAGTATAACGAGCTAATGAGAATAGAAAGCACGTTAGGAAAGGATGCTAAATATTATCGTGGGTTAGCATGGGTTTTATAGACGAAGTAAAATTGTGTTTAAAAGCCGGTGACGGTGGTGATGGCTGTGCAAGTTTTCGTCGAGAAAAGTTCGTTGAATTTGGTGGTCCAAATGGTGGTAATGGAGGAAAGGGTGGAAACATAGTTTTCATCAGCGACGCTAATCTCAACACTTTGCTTCATTTTCGTTATAGAAGACACATTAAAGCAGATAGTGGAAAAAATGGTGCAGGCAGGGATAGATCTGGCACAGCAGGGAAAGACGTTATACTTAAAGTTCCAGTCGGTGCACAAATAATTGATGAAGAAAGTGAAGAGATAATAGTAGACCTTGACAAGCCTGTTATGGAATTTCAAGTAGCACAGGGTGGAAAAGGTGGACTTGGAAATACTAATTTTAAATCTTCTACTAATAAGGCACCAAGACATTTTACTTACGGTCAGCCTGGCGAAGAAAAACATGTATTATTAAAACTAAAAGTTTTATCAGATGTTGGAATTATTGGCATGCCAAACGCAGGTAAATCAAAATTTTTGACTCGCTGCTCAAATTCCGATACAAAAGTAGGCGATTATCCATTTACCACCGTAAGACCCCACTTAGGTGTGACAAAAGTGGATGATAGCGAAGTTATAATAGCAGATATTCCTGGAATAATCACCGATGCTCACCTTGGAGTTGGGCTCGGGCATAAATTTTTAAAGCACATAGAAAGGTGTCAAATTTTACTTCATTTAATTGATGCAACTCACGATGATGTGATAGCAGCTTATAATTGTATCCATAATGAATTGGAACTTTACAATAGTGATCTTGTTGAAAAAGAAGAGATTGTAGTACTGAACAAATGCGACTTATTGAGGGAAGCAGAAATTCTGGAAAAGAAGAATCACCTAGCTAATTATCTTAATAAAGAAGTGCTGTGCTTATCAATTAATGATGATTTACAGCCCATTTTGAGATTATTAAGTGAAAAATTGAAAAAGAGTAATCCTAAGGAAATCGATGTATATGATCCTTTTAAGATGTGAATTTCATTTATTTTATCATATAACTAGAATATATTTGTACGAACGTTTGTTTTTGAAGGTGATTTGCACTCCGCTTGTTCTGTGCGAACTTTTCTTTATAATAATTCTACTATATCGTAAAACCAGCCACATTAGCCTACTTTTGCCACATTTAGATATGAACCAATTTACCTAGCTTTGTTGCAACAATTTTATGTTTTCATTTTCACAACGCCGCTTTTGTTTAAATTATTCTCACAAAGGTAGGTACTTTTTTGTGCTTTTTGGAAAAGTAAATAATTAGAGGTTGTCCGGAAACTAGTAAATTCAGTCATATTCCCTCTTTAACATAACCCTACTCATAGCTAGGTATATGAAATTCTCAGTGGATGTTGTGAGTAAATCATACTCCTTCGATAGCCTTCTATTCCTATTAACCCAAGCAAAAGTCCTTTCTACAACCCATCTTCTTGGCTGTACTTTAAACCCTTGTTCTCTTGTTGGTAGTAGCTCAGGTGGCGTATCTTTGTGCACCCAAAATCTACATGGAGGCCTTTTAACAATTTCAATATCTATGTCATATTCTTCCTTTATGTGATTCTTTAAATTTCTTCCTTGGTATCCCATGTCAGCCCACATTTTTTTAACTTTAGTATATTTTGTTCTCATATTGTTTAATGCTATTTTAATACCATCTCTATCATTTTCGTTAGCAGCGCCTACGTAACAACCTAGTATAAAACCCTGAGTGTCTGTAATTATATGCCTTTTTCTACCCTTTACTTTTTTACTTCCATCATAGCCTTTGATCCCCCTTTTTCTGTAGTCTTTACAGATTGACTATCTACTATACAAGCACTCGGCTGCTCATTCCTTCCTATTTTTCTTCTACTATATTTTGTAATTTCATAATTCATTTTCTCAAAAATTCCCTGCTTCTTCCATTGCCTGAACTGCTCATACACAGTCTTCCATAGCGGAAAATCATTTGGTAAATACCGCCATTGACACCCTGTACGCAATACATAGAAAATTGCTTCTAATATTTCTCTTTTGCTATACTTTGGCGGCCTTCCTCCTTTCTTGTATGATACTCTGAAGTGTTTTTCTATTCTTGCCCATTCCCTTTCGCTTAGATCTGTTGGATACTTTTTTCTCATCTTTACCCCGTACTAAAATTTCAGATATTATAGCCTTTTACTAGTTTCCGGACAACCTCTAAAACTTTTGTGATGCTACAGAATCCAGTATTTTCTATAAATTATTATGTGGCTTGTTAACATCATATAAAGTAATTGACAGTTACTAAAATGTCAGCTAGTATATTTACATAATGTATATAGAAATCAGTCATTGGTTATGTGCTGCCTGTTTTTCTAGTTATAGTATAATAAAATAAATAATTTGAGGTGTAAATTATGGAATTTAACCAGTGGTCAGAAATATTAAGTGCAATAAATGCTGACAATAGTTTAAATGAGAGTAACGTAATTGAAAAAATAAAAGAAAAATTAAAGGAAGAAGACAAAGATGAGTATGAAAAGTGGGAAAAAGCTGATTTTGATGTAAGTCACCAGTTTAAAGATGGATCTACATTATTATATTGGGCTACTAAAATGGGAAATAAGGAGGTAGCAGAGCTTCTAATAGAAAAGGGAGCTAATCTGGATTTACAGGATAACGATGGAAAAACTCCTCTACGTTTTGCTATTGAAAAGCAGGATAAAAATGTAGCAGAAGCCCTAATTCGAGGAACATTAATACAAAATTCTAGTATACAAAAACCAGATTACTTGACAGATGAATTTTCTACTTATTGGGATAAACATAAAAAAGTCGTTACTGGTCAATTAGCTGATCGTGAACGTAGTACAGCTTCTTCAAGTGCTAATCAATCTATATCCAATAGTAATCATACTTCAGTGCAAAGCAACATAATGCCAATTTTAAAAAAAGGTAACACTAAGAATAATAATGTACCACCGAGCGATTTAAGTAAAAACGTTAATACTCCACACAGTACACAAGAAAGTAAGCTGCCTATCATAACTGCTTCCATTGGCTTGTTGTTAGGCTTAAGCATAGCATACCTTACAGGGGCTGCTGCTTTAACTCCAGCTATTGCTGCTGTTGCAGTATTTATTGCAGCTGCAGTAGCGGGTGCGTTGTTAGGTTATGGTATTGGAAAGGTTAGCGGCCAGTTCTCTGATGCATCTATTTCTGAACATGATTCAAAACAAGCAGCAGCCGGTTTAATTTAAATTATCAAGCATATGCTATAAGCTCTGTTAGTTTTAGCATATGCAAATTTTCTATCCAGCCAGCTTTATTGCGTAATTGCCTGTGAAGGGTACAGATGGGATATAGCGAGTTCAAGAGTACGTGCGCTCAAGAACAGTTAAATGACTATTTTATAATGAATTTTGTCAGTAGCCACCAGATTTTTTCGGTTGCTATGCAACAAAGCCATTCCAGTGTCAGCTACTTGCATGACATCGTCATAACATTGTACCATATTGCAATGTTCGTACACTTGACACTGAAATCCAATATGATTTAATTAACCAAGAAATGTAGTAAGTAGTAGAATAACAGAATTCTAATGCAAAGGAAAAAGTATGGTAAGAATAGAATCAGATAGCTTAGGGGAAGTAAAAGTACCAAGTGAACATTACTGGGGAGCGCAGACTCAGCGTTCTTTAGAAAATTTTAAGATTGGCACAGAAAAAATGCCAGAGCCTCTGATTAAAGCATTAGCAATAGTAAAACTTGCAGCAGCGCGTGTTAATATGAAACATGGTGTTATAGATGATAGGGTAGGGGACGCAATTTGCACAGCCGCGAGGGAAGTAATAGATGGCAAATTTAATAATGAATTTCCGCTTGTTGTTTGGCAAACCGGATCCGGAACGCAGACTAATATGAATATGAATGAAGTAATCAGCAATCGTGCAATAGAGATTTTAGGTGGTAATTTGGGTAGTAAATCTCCGATACATCCAAATGATCATGTGAATTATGGTCAGTCGTCAAATGACACCTTTCCAACAGCAATGCATATAGCAGCAGCAGAGCAAATAAACTGCTTGCTTATTCCAAATCTTGAAAAATTGCATAAGGTGCTGGATAATAAGGTTCAGGAATTTAAAGATATAATAAAAGTAGGACGTACTCACTTACAAGATGCAACGCCCCTAACACTGGGACAGGAGTTTTCTGGCTATGCAGCCCAGATTAAAAAGGGGATAGAGAGAGTAAAATCAACTTTAAGTGATATATGTGAGCTTGCACAAGGTGGCACTGCAGTTGGCACGGGACTCAATACTAAAAAGGGTTTTGCTGAAGATTTTGCTAGAGAAGTTGCAAAAATCACTAACCTTCCATTTACTTCAGCAGGCAATAAATTTGAAGCGCTAGCAGCAAATGATGCTTTAGTTGAGCTCAGTGGAACACTCAATACAGTAGCAGTCAGTTTAATGAAAATTGCAAATGATATAAGGTTGCTTGGTTCTGGTCCAAGATGCGGAATTGGGGAAATAATGTTACCAGAAAATGAGCCTGGTTCTTCAATTATGCCAGGTAAAGTGAATCCAACTCAGTGTGAAGCAGTAACTATGGTGTGCACTCAAGTTATGGGAAATCATGTTGCTGTGACCATTAGTGGTTCAAACGGTCATTTTGAATTGAATGTGTTTAAGCCAGTGATAATTTACAATGTTTTGCAGTCTATAAGACTTTTAGCTGACGCAAGTTTAAATTTTACAGAAAAATGTGTAGTTGGTATTAAGGCAAATGAAGAGAGGATAAAAGATTTACTGAACCAGTCGTTGATGTTGGTCACTATATTAAATACGCATATAGGGTACGACAATGCAGCAAAAATAGCAAAGCTTGCTTATAAAGAAAATATCACTCTAAAAGAAGCAGCAGTAAAACTTCAACTGCTCACTGAGGAGGAGTTTGAAAGGATAGTGAAACCAGAGGAAATGGTAAATTATTTGTAACTGCTCACAGATTTCCACGCAATCTCATCAAAGACGTTTTTTTAGCATAAGACAGCTGCTTTCTATGCTTACCAACTCAGTTATACTTATTTACAATCAAAATTCCTGGATTCTAGTGTCTGGGCACTACCTTTGTGTTTTAGGCAAAACTGACTATAACATTTCTTCGCAAACAAATGTTCGTACAGTTATGCGTCACGCGCTGACCATTTGTTGTACTTAACAAAAGCAAATGTTCGTATAGGTGTGGGCTTGACCATAAAATGATTCTTAAGAAAGCAAATGCAATTTTTTGCAGGTTTCACACGTGATAAAAATTAACAGTTTTATTTTTAGCCAAATTAATTGAATCAAGCTACAAAACCTGCTAAAGTTAACTTTGTGAAAGCACCCTTAGCTCAGTTGGATTAGAGCATTTGACTACGGATCAAAAGGTCGGGCGTTCAAGTCGCTCAGGGTGCACCACATTTTATAGGAAACAGAAGTCACACTTGAAATTAATATATGTAATACCTATCTTTAAAGGTTAAACACTAAACTATTATATATGAGCAAAAAAGACTACTATGATCTGCTGGAAGTAGGTAGAAATGCCAGTATTGATGAGATAAAAAAAGCATATAAAAAATTAGCGTTAAAATATCATCCTGATAGAAATCCTGGCAATAAAGAAGCAGAGGAAAAATTTAAAGAAGTAACAGCTGCATATGAAGTTCTGTCTGACTCTGAGAAAAGGGCAGGCTATGATCGTTATGGCCACGAAGGTGCTTCTGGTGGGTTTCAAGGCTTCAGCTCTGCAGGAGATTTTAGCGACATATTCAATGACTTCTTTGGTGGAGGATTCGGTGGTGGTGCAAGTAGATCAAGAGCAAAAAGGAGCACAACAGGAGTATCTGGAGCAGACCTACGTTATGATCTTGAAATTACTTTGGAAGATGCATTTCAAGGAATACAAGCGCCTATACATTATGTGACAAATGTAAAATGTGATGCATGCCAAGGCACAGGTGGCGAAGGAGCAATTAAACCAGTTCAGTGCCACACATGCCAGGGAAGCGGTAGGATTAGAACTCAACAAGGCTTTTTTACCATCGAAAGAACATGTACTACATGCTATGGGGAAGGAGAAATAATACAAAACAAATGTAAGAAATGTGGTGGAAGTGGACGTAGAAGAGATGAAGTAAATATATCCGTTTCAATTCCAAAAGGCATAGAAGAAGGAGCTAAGGTAAGGGTAAGTGGTAAAGGAGAAGCTGGAGCAAGAGGTGGAAAAAGTGGAGATTTATACGTATACGTGAAAATAGTTTCCCATAAAATCTTTACTCGAAATAAAGCAGATTTACACTGTAAAGTGCCTATAAGGATGACATTAGCAGTGCTTGGTGGTGAAATCGATGTACAATCAATTGATGGAGCTAAAATAAAAGTAAAAGTTCCAGAGAGCACTCAAACTGGTACCAAGTTACGTTGTAAGGAGAAGGGTATGCCATATATGAACTCATATGCTCGTGGTGATTTGTATGTACAGGTAATAGTTGAGACTTTAAATCCAAAAAATTTAACTAAAAAGCAAATTGAGCTATTAAAAGCGCTTGAAGAAGAGGAAAATGCAAGTGTACAACAGCAATCTGAAGGGTTTTTTAGTAAAGTAAAAAAAAAATAAGAAATCTGCTAAATGACATGAAGGGGTAACTGTTTATGGGTTTTCATTTAATCCTGCAATTCTTTGACCTTATTAATGGAAAACTTAACAATAATTAGCCAACAGAAACTTCTTAGTTCCTTAAAACTATGTAAAAGCAATAAATTTCTTTATTTAAGGTCGAAGTTTTGCTATTCTCAGGTTTTAATAATTTAAATTTAATGAATATAAACAAAAATGAGTTTTTATTTCTTCCGCTTGGGGGAGTAGGAAGAATCGGGATGAACGTTAGCCTATATCATTACCAAGGCAAGTGGATTATGATCGACCTTGGTATCGGTTTTGCAGATGAAACTATGCCAGGTGTTGAGCTACTCATTGCTGATGTGGATTTTATTGCTCAAAGAAAAAAAGATTTGCTTGGAATAATAATTACACATGCACATGAAGACCACTGCGGTGCAGTGCCCCACTTGTGGGAAGAATTGCAGTGCCCCATATATACAACAAAGTTTACGGTTAATTTTCTCAAGGAGAAACTAAAGGAGTTTCGATTGGAAGGTGTGGTGCCTGTGAAAGAGGTAGACATAAATGGCAGCATAAATTTGGGTCCTTTTACCGTTGAGTTTATAAATGTAACTCATTCAATTCCTGAGGCAAATTCAATATTAATTAGCACTGAAATGGGTAGTGCACTTCATACTGGAGACTGGAAATTTGATCCAAAACCTGTTGTTGGATTAACTTCCAATATGGAGCGTTTAAAAGAAATTGGCGATAAAGGTAATCTGCTTGCAGCAATTTGCGATTCAACCAATATATTAAGCAAGCATCACCCTGAGTCAGAAGGTGAAATTTATAATAATATTTATAACATAATAAAGCGGTCTAAAAAATTAGTTGCTGTATCGCTATTTGCTTCAAATGTGGCACGAATTGAAACGATAAGCCAAGCTGCAAAAGCACTAAATAGAAAAGTGGTTTTACTTGGTAGGTCTTTATGGAGAATAGTAAAAGTTGCGCAAGATAGTGGTTATTTAACCGATTCTGCTCAGTTTCTTGAAGCAAAAGATGCGGCAGATTTGCCAAGGGAAAAACTGGTACTGCTTTGCACAGGTTGTCAAGGTGAGCCACTGGCAGCTACCGCAAGACTTGCTGCTAAGAGTCATCAAGCATTTAAAATGCAGCAAGGTGATACCATGATCTTTTCGTCAAAAATTATTCCTGGAAATGAAACTCGTGCGCACAACATGCTCAATGCCTTTATTGAGATGGGAGTGGAAGTTGTTACTGAAAAAATAGAGCATGTTCACGCTTCTGGACATCCAACAAGAGCAGAGCTAAAGGAAATGTATTCTTTAATAAAACCGAAGATGTCTATTCCAGTTCACGGCGAATATATTCACACGCATGCACATGTAAAATTTGCTAAAGAGTGCGGTGTGGCAAAAGCAATAATGATTGCACCAGGTGATATCGTTAATTTGGAGAATGGAGAAAAAGTTAATTCAATCGATGTTGACTACTTTGGTAT
This window contains:
- the eno gene encoding phosphopyruvate hydratase, which codes for MNKIINNVFAREILDSRGYPTVEVEIELCDGVIGRASVPSGASTGKLEALELRDQDEKRYCGKGVLKAVQAVNGIIADEIIGMNAADQNAIDKALIELDGTKNKSKLGANATLGVSLAVAKAAANSFKVPLYRYLGGEQTSVMPVPLINIINGGVHADNKLDFQEFMILPVGAETFSEAIRMSAEVFHNLRSILKKKGYSTNVGDEGGFAPNIESTEEALDLIIYAIESAGYSAQSDFALGLDVASSTFYEDGIYKFEHRDLTSEELAEYYCNLVEKYPIVSIEDAMSEDDYEGWKLLTAKLGSKIQLVGDDLFVTNCELICKGIEEKMANAVLIKPNQIGTLTETFAAIEMAKSNGYKAVISHRSGETEDTTISHIAVASNCGQIKTGSLSRSDRLAKYNELMRIESTLGKDAKYYRGLAWVL
- the cgtA gene encoding Obg family GTPase CgtA, whose protein sequence is MGFIDEVKLCLKAGDGGDGCASFRREKFVEFGGPNGGNGGKGGNIVFISDANLNTLLHFRYRRHIKADSGKNGAGRDRSGTAGKDVILKVPVGAQIIDEESEEIIVDLDKPVMEFQVAQGGKGGLGNTNFKSSTNKAPRHFTYGQPGEEKHVLLKLKVLSDVGIIGMPNAGKSKFLTRCSNSDTKVGDYPFTTVRPHLGVTKVDDSEVIIADIPGIITDAHLGVGLGHKFLKHIERCQILLHLIDATHDDVIAAYNCIHNELELYNSDLVEKEEIVVLNKCDLLREAEILEKKNHLANYLNKEVLCLSINDDLQPILRLLSEKLKKSNPKEIDVYDPFKM
- a CDS encoding IS5-like element ISWpi1 family transposase (programmed frameshift) gives rise to the protein MRKKYPTDLSEREWARIEKHFRVSYKKGGRPPKYSKREILEAIFYVLRTGCQWRYLPNDFPLWKTVYEQFRQWKKQGIFEKMNYEITKYSRRKIGRNEQPSACIVDSQSVKTTEKGGSKAMMEGKKVKGRKRHIITDTQGFILGCYVGAANENDRDGIKIALNNMRTKYTKVKKMWADMGYQGRNLKNHIKEEYDIDIEIVKRPPCRFWVHKDTPPELLPTREQGFKVQPRRWVVERTFAWVNRNRRLSKEYDLLTTSTENFIYLAMSRVMLKREYD
- a CDS encoding ankyrin repeat domain-containing protein, coding for MEFNQWSEILSAINADNSLNESNVIEKIKEKLKEEDKDEYEKWEKADFDVSHQFKDGSTLLYWATKMGNKEVAELLIEKGANLDLQDNDGKTPLRFAIEKQDKNVAEALIRGTLIQNSSIQKPDYLTDEFSTYWDKHKKVVTGQLADRERSTASSSANQSISNSNHTSVQSNIMPILKKGNTKNNNVPPSDLSKNVNTPHSTQESKLPIITASIGLLLGLSIAYLTGAAALTPAIAAVAVFIAAAVAGALLGYGIGKVSGQFSDASISEHDSKQAAAGLI
- the fumC gene encoding class II fumarate hydratase, with the translated sequence MVRIESDSLGEVKVPSEHYWGAQTQRSLENFKIGTEKMPEPLIKALAIVKLAAARVNMKHGVIDDRVGDAICTAAREVIDGKFNNEFPLVVWQTGSGTQTNMNMNEVISNRAIEILGGNLGSKSPIHPNDHVNYGQSSNDTFPTAMHIAAAEQINCLLIPNLEKLHKVLDNKVQEFKDIIKVGRTHLQDATPLTLGQEFSGYAAQIKKGIERVKSTLSDICELAQGGTAVGTGLNTKKGFAEDFAREVAKITNLPFTSAGNKFEALAANDALVELSGTLNTVAVSLMKIANDIRLLGSGPRCGIGEIMLPENEPGSSIMPGKVNPTQCEAVTMVCTQVMGNHVAVTISGSNGHFELNVFKPVIIYNVLQSIRLLADASLNFTEKCVVGIKANEERIKDLLNQSLMLVTILNTHIGYDNAAKIAKLAYKENITLKEAAVKLQLLTEEEFERIVKPEEMVNYL
- the dnaJ gene encoding molecular chaperone DnaJ, with protein sequence MSKKDYYDLLEVGRNASIDEIKKAYKKLALKYHPDRNPGNKEAEEKFKEVTAAYEVLSDSEKRAGYDRYGHEGASGGFQGFSSAGDFSDIFNDFFGGGFGGGASRSRAKRSTTGVSGADLRYDLEITLEDAFQGIQAPIHYVTNVKCDACQGTGGEGAIKPVQCHTCQGSGRIRTQQGFFTIERTCTTCYGEGEIIQNKCKKCGGSGRRRDEVNISVSIPKGIEEGAKVRVSGKGEAGARGGKSGDLYVYVKIVSHKIFTRNKADLHCKVPIRMTLAVLGGEIDVQSIDGAKIKVKVPESTQTGTKLRCKEKGMPYMNSYARGDLYVQVIVETLNPKNLTKKQIELLKALEEEENASVQQQSEGFFSKVKKK
- a CDS encoding ribonuclease J; translated protein: MNINKNEFLFLPLGGVGRIGMNVSLYHYQGKWIMIDLGIGFADETMPGVELLIADVDFIAQRKKDLLGIIITHAHEDHCGAVPHLWEELQCPIYTTKFTVNFLKEKLKEFRLEGVVPVKEVDINGSINLGPFTVEFINVTHSIPEANSILISTEMGSALHTGDWKFDPKPVVGLTSNMERLKEIGDKGNLLAAICDSTNILSKHHPESEGEIYNNIYNIIKRSKKLVAVSLFASNVARIETISQAAKALNRKVVLLGRSLWRIVKVAQDSGYLTDSAQFLEAKDAADLPREKLVLLCTGCQGEPLAATARLAAKSHQAFKMQQGDTMIFSSKIIPGNETRAHNMLNAFIEMGVEVVTEKIEHVHASGHPTRAELKEMYSLIKPKMSIPVHGEYIHTHAHVKFAKECGVAKAIMIAPGDIVNLENGEKVNSIDVDYFGIDGMLLRHPECSVIKMRKKMRDAGAIVVTAVVNKKNKLLAKPKVFAPGVFEAQEDAVIVQRIIEKVESAFSLQPTKKIRNKIESSIFSILKEYLLKRPIIEVQIEQV